In Melospiza melodia melodia isolate bMelMel2 unplaced genomic scaffold, bMelMel2.pri scaffold_47, whole genome shotgun sequence, one genomic interval encodes:
- the LOC134413646 gene encoding UDP-N-acetylglucosamine transferase subunit ALG13 homolog isoform X2, whose translation MKSMFVTVSTTSFDELIAAARSPPALQALQSRGYQKLVLQAGWGSLPQPQPSSSPAAAVEAFRFKDSLAEELQSADLVISHTGAGSCLETLENGKPLIVVINDKLMNHQLELAKQLHRDGCVLYCNCSTLVETMQSMNLSAFKPFPPGQPEKFASFLNKVLGLQ comes from the exons ATGAAGTCCATGTTCGTCACCGTGAGCACCACCAGCTTCGATGAGCTGATCGCCGcggcccgctccccgcccgcgctGCAG GCGCTGCAGAGCCGCGGGTACcagaagctggtgctgcaggcgggctggggctcgctgccgcagccgcagcccagcagcagcccggccgcggCGGTGGAAGCGTTCCGGTTCAAGGACTcgctggctgaggagctgcagagcgcaGACCTGGTCATCAGCCACACAG GTGCTGGTAGCTGCCTGGAGACTCTAGAGAATGGAAAACCACTAATAGTAGTAATAAATGACAAGCTGATGAACCATCAGCTTGAGCtggccaaacagctgcacagagatggctgtgtcctctactgtaactgca gcactcttgtggagacaatgcagtcaatgaacttgtcagcttttaaaccttttcctcctggacagccagaaaagtttgcttcattcttgaataaagttcttgggttacaataa
- the LOC134413646 gene encoding UDP-N-acetylglucosamine transferase subunit ALG13 homolog isoform X3, which produces MKSMFVTVSTTSFDELIAAARSPPALQALQSRGYQKLVLQAGWGSLPQPQPSSSPAAAVEAFRFKDSLAEELQSADLVISHTGAGSCLETLENGKPLIVVINDKLMNHQLELAKQLHRDGCVLYCNCRTLPCTMQSMNLSAFKPFPPGQPEKFASFLNKVLGLQ; this is translated from the exons ATGAAGTCCATGTTCGTCACCGTGAGCACCACCAGCTTCGATGAGCTGATCGCCGcggcccgctccccgcccgcgctGCAG GCGCTGCAGAGCCGCGGGTACcagaagctggtgctgcaggcgggctggggctcgctgccgcagccgcagcccagcagcagcccggccgcggCGGTGGAAGCGTTCCGGTTCAAGGACTcgctggctgaggagctgcagagcgcaGACCTGGTCATCAGCCACACAG GTGCTGGTAGCTGCCTGGAGACTCTAGAGAATGGAAAACCACTAATAGTAGTAATAAATGACAAGCTGATGAACCATCAGCTTGAGCtggccaaacagctgcacagagatggctgtgtcctctactgtaactgcag aactcttccatgt acaatgcagtcaatgaacttgtcagcttttaaaccttttcctcctggacagccagaaaagtttgcttcattcttgaataaagttcttgggttacaataa
- the LOC134413646 gene encoding UDP-N-acetylglucosamine transferase subunit ALG13 homolog isoform X1: protein MKSMFVTVSTTSFDELIAAARSPPALQALQSRGYQKLVLQAGWGSLPQPQPSSSPAAAVEAFRFKDSLAEELQSADLVISHTGAGSCLETLENGKPLIVVINDKLMNHQLELAKQLHRDGCVLYCNCRYGAAGATMQSMNLSAFKPFPPGQPEKFASFLNKVLGLQ, encoded by the exons ATGAAGTCCATGTTCGTCACCGTGAGCACCACCAGCTTCGATGAGCTGATCGCCGcggcccgctccccgcccgcgctGCAG GCGCTGCAGAGCCGCGGGTACcagaagctggtgctgcaggcgggctggggctcgctgccgcagccgcagcccagcagcagcccggccgcggCGGTGGAAGCGTTCCGGTTCAAGGACTcgctggctgaggagctgcagagcgcaGACCTGGTCATCAGCCACACAG GTGCTGGTAGCTGCCTGGAGACTCTAGAGAATGGAAAACCACTAATAGTAGTAATAAATGACAAGCTGATGAACCATCAGCTTGAGCtggccaaacagctgcacagagatggctgtgtcctctactgtaactgcaggtatggagctgctggggct acaatgcagtcaatgaacttgtcagcttttaaaccttttcctcctggacagccagaaaagtttgcttcattcttgaataaagttcttgggttacaataa